A single Anopheles arabiensis isolate DONGOLA chromosome 2, AaraD3, whole genome shotgun sequence DNA region contains:
- the LOC120895218 gene encoding V-type proton ATPase catalytic subunit A — MSNLKKISDEDRESKFGYVFAVSGPVVTAERMSGSAMYELVRVGYYELVGEIIRLEGDMATIQVYEETSGVTVGDPVLRTGKPLSVELGPGIMGSIFDGIQRPLKDINEMTSSIYIPKGINVPCLSRTQSWSFNPLNVKAGSHITGGDLYGIVHENTLVKHKLMVPPRAKGTVKYIAPSGNYTVDDVILETEFDGEISKFTMLQVWPVRQPRPVTEKLPANHPLLTGQRVLDSLFPCVQGGTTAIPGAFGCGKTVISQSLSKYSNSDVIVYVGCGERGNEMSEVLRDFPELSVEIDGVTESIMKRTALVANTSNMPVAAREASIYTGITLSEYFRDMGYNVSMMADSTSRWAEALREISGRLAEMPADSGYPAYLGARLASFYERAGRVKCLGNPEREGSVSIVGAVSPPGGDFSDPVTSATLGIVQVFWGLDKKLAQRKHFPSINWLISYSKYMRALEDFYDKNFPEFVPMRTKVKEILQEEEDLSEIVQLVGKASLAETDKITLEVAKLLKDDFLQQNSYSAYDRFCPFYKTVGMLKNMIGFYDMARHAVETTAQSENKITWNVIRDSMGQILYQLSSMKFKDPVKDGEPKIKADFDQLYEDMQQAFRNLED; from the exons ATGTCGAACCTGAAGAAAATCAGCGATGAGGACCGCGAGTCCAAATTCGGATACGTTTTCGCCGTGTCCGGTCCCG TCGTGACGGCGGAGCGTATGTCCGGCTCGGCTATGTACGAGCTGGTCCGTGTCGGATACTACGAGCTGGTCGGTGAAATCATCCGTCTGGAAGGTGACATGGCAACCATCCAGGTGTACGAAGAAACGTCCGGCGTCACCGTTGGCGATCCAGTGCTGCGTACCGGCAAGCCGTTGTCGGTGGAGCTCGGTCCAG GTATCATGGGCAGCATCTTTGACGGTATCCAGCGTCCGTTGAAGGACATTAACGAAATGACCAGCTCGATCTACATTCCGAAGGGTATCAACGTGCCGTGCCTGTCGCGTACGCAGAGCTGGAGCTTCAACCCGCTGAACGTGAAGGCGGGCTCGCACATTACCGGCGGCGATCTGTACGGTATCGTGCACGAGAACACGCTCGTCAAGCACAAGCTGATGGTGCCGCCGCGCGCCAAGGGTACGGTGAAGTACATTGCCCCGTCCGGCAACTACACCGTCGACGACGTGATCCTGGAGACGGAGTTCGACGGCGAGATCAGCAAGTTCACCATGTTGCAGGTGTGGCCGGTGCGCCAGCCGCGCCCGGTAACGGAGAAGCTGCCGGCCAACCACCCGCTGCTGACCGGGCAGCGCGTGCTGGACTCGCTGTTCCCGTGCGTCCAGGGCGGCACCACCGCCATCCCCGGTGCGTTCGGTTGCGGCAAAACCGTCATCTCACAGTCGCTGTCCAAGTACTCCAACTCGGACGTGATCGTGTACGTCGGCTGCGGTGAGCGTGGTAACGAGATGTCGGAAGTGTTGCGCGATTTCCCCGAGCTGTCGGTCGAGATTGACGGTGTGACCGAGTCGATCATGAAGCGTACCGCGCTGGTCGCCAACACCTCGAACATGCCTGTCGCTGCTCGTGAAGCTTCCATCTACACCGGTATTACGCTGTCGGAGTACTTCCGCGACATGGGCTACAACGTGTCGATGATGGCCGATTCCACCTCCCGTTGGGCTGAGGCGCTGCGAGAAATCTCCGGCCGTCTGGCGGAGATGCCGGCCGATTCCGGCTACCCGGCCTACCTGGGCGCCCGTCTCGCCTCGTTCTACGAGCGCGCCGGTCGCGTCAAGTGTCTCGGCAATCCGGAGCGCGAAGGTTCCGTGTCGATCGTCGGTGCCGTCTCGCCGCCCGGTGGTGATTTCTCCGATCCCGTCACTTCCGCCACGCTCGGTATTGTGCAGGTGTTCTGGGGTTTGGACAAGAAGCTGGCCCAGCGTAAGCACTTCCCCTCGATCAACTGGTTGATTTCGTACAG CAAGTACATGCGCGCTCTGGAAGATTTCTACGACAAGAACTTCCCGGAGTTTGTGCCGATGCGTACCAAGGTGAAGGAAATcctgcaggaggaggaggatctGTCCGAAATCGTGCAGCTCGTCGGTAAGGCGTCGCTGGCCGAAACTGACAAGATCACGCTCGAGGTCGCCAAGCTGCTGAAGGACGACTTCCTGCAGCAGAACTCGTACTCCGCGTACGATCGCTTCTGTCCGTTCTACAAGACCGTCGGCATGCTGAAGAACATGATCGGCTTCTACGATATGGCGCGCCACGCCGTGGAAACGACCGCACAGTCCGAGAACAAGATCACCTGGAACGTGATCCGCGACTCGATGGGCCAGATTCTGTACCAGCTGTCGTCGATGAAGTTCAAg GACCCAGTGAAAGACGGCGAGCCGAAGATCAAGGCCGACTTCGATCAGCTGTACGAAGACATGCAGCAGGCATTCCGCAACCTAGAAGATTAA
- the LOC120897396 gene encoding elongin-B, producing MDVFMMIRRKKTTIFTDAKETTPVYELKKMIEGILKVPPRDQRLYNKDNMLMDDDKTLQDCGITVVTAKAQCPAQLGLAVRENGDFESLELTPYSLPPDLPDVMKNQDTANGQDQLA from the exons ATG gATGTATTTATGATGATCCGGCGGAAGAAGACGACGATTTTCACCGATGCCAAAGAGACGACGCCGGTGTACGAGCTGAAGAAAATGATCGAAGGAATACTCAAAGTGCCTCCCCGTGATCAACGACTATACAACAAAGACAACATGCTGATGGACGATGACAAAACGCTGCAGGACTGCGGCATCACGGTCGTGACAGCGAAAGCGCAATGCCCCGCACAGCTCGGCCTAGCGGTGCGCGAAAATGGCGACTTCGAGTCGCTCGAGCTGACACCCTACTCCCTGCCGCCCGACCTACCGGACGTGATGAAAAACCAGGATACCGCCAACGGCCAGGACCAGCTCGCCTAA
- the LOC120897395 gene encoding esterase AGAP003155: MSKVSGAGEEKLKVLALHGYRQNADSFKSKLGSFRKMLNKYVELVFVSAPHPAAPLEADGGEPDPNQRSWWFNKDDRTFKGTNQGGPAYGFDESLRLVERTWQAEGCHGLLGFSQGACFVGLLCDLSARGMTTMKPQFAVVASGFRSGSLVHLNYYENKVQIPSLHIFGETDEIITKDMSEALADTFLDPEVVTHPGGHYFPAQASLKETYVDFFRDQLQQHLEAKELQNATEENSFHLEGQEEAEESALQPVHEGLQNGSDSDSD; this comes from the exons ATGTCGAAAGTGTCCGGTGCGGGTGAGGAAAAGCTGAAAGTGCTCGCACTGCACGGCTACCGGCAGAATGCGGATAGCTTCAAGTCCAAGCTCGGTTCTTTTCGCAAGATGCTCAACAAGTACGTGGAGCTTGTGTTCGTCTCGGCACCGCACCCGGCAGCCCCGCTCGAAGCAGACGGTGGTGAGCCGGATCCGAACCAGCGGAGCTGGTGGTTCAACAAGGACGATCGCACCTTCAAGGGCACCAACCAGGGCGGACCGGCGTACGGGTTCGACGAGAGCTTGCGGCTGGTCGAGCGCACCTGGCAGGCGGAGGGTTGCCACGGGCTGTTAGGCTTCTCACAGGGCGCCTGCTTTGTGGGGCTGCTGTGCGATCTGAGCGCGCGGGGAATGACCACGATGAAGCCACAGTTTGCCGTCGTCGCGTCCGGCTTCCGGTCCGGCAGCCTGGTGCACCTGAATTACTACGAAAACAAGGTGCAGATACCGTCGCTACACATTTTCGGCGAGACGGACGAAATCATTACAAAGG ACATGAGTGAAGCGTTAGCGGACACCTTCTTGGATCCAGAGGTCGTTACCCACCCGGGCGGACACTACTTCCCAGCTCAGGCCTCGCTGAAGGAAACGTACGTGGACTTTTTCCGCGACCAATTGCAGCAACATCTGGAAGCCAAAGAACTGCAGAACGCAACGGAGGAGAACAGTTTCCATCTAGAAGGCCAGGAGGAGGCGGAAGAGTCGGCGTTGCAGCCGGTACACGAAGGGCTGCAGAACGGAAGCGATTCGGATTCGGACTAG